The Chitinophaga sp. H8 genome contains a region encoding:
- a CDS encoding SusC/RagA family TonB-linked outer membrane protein produces the protein MQRSRCILLFLFAVLGCFTAFAQESPITGVVLSSDGNIPLVGATVLLKGTSTGSVTDVNGRFAIKAKVGQTLLVRYVGFPQAEITIQNTASLTIKLDAQGTSLGGVVVTALGMKRTKRSLGYSVGEVKSEDLSKVPQENVLNSLTGKVPGMKIINTTGEINSDPMVVIRGFKSLSGNDAPLIVVDGLPTGNDAGVLSDMSADNIESVSVLKGPSAAALYGSRAGSGVLLITTKSGKGQKGIGVSVNSSYIASVPYKYVPLQQEFVTGSNGGFNETTNLWWGPRMGTKVARFGTNGEATPLTPHPDNVKDFVNVGNSFINDVSIRGSNDKGSFNLSLSDSRSTGVYPESELRKNAISLSATYNITSKFRVAANFNYLNSGSDNFRQQSDNYFPYEDIYFTPNWLDIHALKNYWKEKDVQQDVWGSDFNNPWFNVYENVSAFRKVRPYGSVKFDWDITKDLSLMARIGSFNESATNESRTAKSEHNRRNGSYTNITSQVQEVNTDILLNYKKEVGDFSFNVSGGGNLLFNSGSLSNINGQKLILPGLYTAGNIDKSAVLYSSNKYKKRINGLLGMASIGYKEVVYLDITGRNDWSSTLPKNNRSYFYPSASLSVIASQLLNLPETISLLKLRGGWAKVGKDTDPYQLAMALEQSLWGDNTQFTLPGTRPSSDLVPESIISSEVGFDFALFKNRLGLNFTYYEMEDKNQITNVSVAPESGYLTANINAGIVKNKGFEITLHAVPVQTKNVTWDMNFNFTTERSRITQLPEGVSNYQFWNRANIYNQTAVGGVVGDIWGNDVVRVQEGPYAGWPLLDDNGYVKLDPALKKVGNVMNDFSLGFQTSVSYKRFTVSANIDWRQGGDYYSESMKRLARDGRGETWFKGDGSSTFTGILSNNSFNGDNNKLANEIKSNPGKYNAADGLTWVGGRDADYGGFEYGGSIANGAFFPGVRPDGNGGYIENFGAAGTKYFRSDLIADPGSGYWSRGIQTWIYDASFIKLRELSIAYSLPDPLAKAISAKNISVSGFMRNLMLWTKAKNFIDPETAINNTNDRERTARKYALGYDRAFMYPWTLTMGLKLSVQF, from the coding sequence ATGCAAAGAAGCAGATGTATTCTACTATTTTTATTTGCGGTGCTGGGCTGCTTTACAGCCTTTGCGCAGGAAAGCCCAATTACCGGGGTAGTGCTCTCAAGTGATGGTAATATACCATTAGTGGGGGCTACGGTATTACTTAAAGGAACCAGCACCGGGTCAGTAACGGATGTAAATGGCAGGTTCGCTATCAAAGCAAAAGTTGGACAAACACTACTTGTCCGGTATGTGGGATTTCCGCAAGCGGAAATAACCATCCAGAACACAGCATCACTTACTATTAAACTGGATGCCCAGGGTACCAGCCTGGGAGGCGTGGTAGTAACGGCCCTGGGGATGAAAAGGACCAAACGGTCACTTGGATATTCCGTAGGCGAAGTAAAAAGCGAAGACCTCAGCAAGGTGCCTCAAGAAAACGTCCTGAACAGCTTAACCGGCAAGGTACCTGGTATGAAGATCATCAACACTACAGGAGAAATAAACTCAGATCCAATGGTAGTCATCCGCGGGTTTAAATCACTGTCTGGCAATGATGCGCCATTGATTGTGGTAGACGGACTCCCTACCGGTAATGATGCGGGTGTACTCTCTGATATGAGTGCGGATAATATCGAAAGCGTGAGTGTACTGAAAGGACCCAGCGCTGCTGCACTTTATGGCTCCAGGGCAGGTAGCGGCGTTTTGCTGATCACCACCAAATCAGGTAAAGGACAAAAAGGAATAGGGGTTTCCGTTAACTCTTCCTATATCGCCAGCGTACCTTACAAATATGTACCGCTGCAACAGGAATTTGTTACGGGCTCCAATGGTGGCTTCAATGAAACGACCAACCTCTGGTGGGGACCAAGAATGGGTACCAAAGTGGCCAGATTTGGTACCAATGGCGAAGCTACTCCTTTAACACCCCACCCCGACAATGTGAAAGACTTTGTAAATGTGGGCAATAGCTTCATCAATGATGTTTCCATCAGAGGCTCCAATGACAAAGGTAGTTTTAACCTCTCTCTCTCCGACTCAAGATCTACCGGTGTGTATCCTGAATCTGAACTGAGAAAGAATGCGATCTCTCTTTCCGCCACCTATAACATCACCAGCAAGTTCAGAGTAGCTGCCAACTTCAACTACCTGAATTCCGGTTCGGATAACTTCAGACAGCAATCTGATAACTATTTCCCGTATGAGGATATTTACTTTACGCCCAACTGGCTGGATATCCATGCGCTGAAGAACTACTGGAAAGAAAAGGATGTACAACAGGATGTATGGGGAAGCGACTTTAACAACCCCTGGTTCAATGTATACGAAAACGTAAGCGCCTTCCGTAAAGTACGCCCTTATGGTAGCGTAAAATTCGATTGGGACATTACCAAAGACCTGAGCCTGATGGCACGTATCGGTAGCTTCAATGAATCTGCTACTAATGAAAGCCGTACAGCCAAGTCAGAACATAATCGCCGCAATGGTAGTTATACTAATATCACCTCGCAGGTACAGGAAGTAAATACAGACATCCTCTTAAACTACAAGAAAGAAGTGGGTGACTTCTCTTTCAATGTATCCGGTGGTGGTAACCTGCTTTTCAATAGCGGTTCATTGTCCAATATCAACGGACAGAAACTGATCCTGCCTGGTTTATACACTGCTGGTAATATCGACAAGTCTGCCGTATTATACAGCAGCAACAAATACAAGAAAAGAATCAATGGGTTACTCGGCATGGCCTCTATTGGCTACAAGGAAGTGGTTTACCTGGATATAACCGGAAGAAACGACTGGTCCAGTACCTTACCGAAAAACAACCGGTCCTACTTCTACCCTTCTGCTTCTTTAAGCGTCATTGCTTCACAGCTGTTAAACTTACCTGAAACGATCTCCCTGCTGAAATTAAGAGGTGGATGGGCTAAGGTGGGTAAGGATACTGATCCTTATCAGCTGGCTATGGCACTGGAACAATCCCTCTGGGGCGATAATACCCAGTTCACACTGCCTGGTACACGTCCGTCATCCGACCTGGTACCTGAGAGCATTATCTCCTCAGAAGTAGGTTTTGATTTCGCCCTGTTTAAAAACAGGTTAGGCCTCAACTTCACGTATTATGAAATGGAAGATAAAAACCAGATCACAAACGTGTCTGTGGCACCGGAATCCGGTTACCTCACAGCCAACATCAATGCAGGTATCGTAAAGAATAAAGGATTTGAAATTACCTTACATGCTGTCCCTGTTCAGACAAAGAATGTAACATGGGACATGAACTTCAATTTCACTACGGAAAGGAGCCGCATCACACAATTACCGGAAGGGGTATCTAACTACCAGTTCTGGAATCGTGCCAATATCTATAACCAAACCGCTGTAGGGGGTGTTGTAGGTGATATATGGGGTAATGATGTGGTACGTGTTCAGGAGGGGCCTTATGCAGGATGGCCTTTGCTGGATGATAATGGTTATGTAAAACTGGACCCAGCCTTGAAAAAAGTAGGTAATGTAATGAACGACTTCTCACTAGGTTTCCAGACAAGCGTATCCTACAAGCGTTTCACCGTATCCGCCAACATCGACTGGCGCCAGGGTGGTGACTACTACTCTGAAAGTATGAAAAGGCTGGCACGTGATGGTAGAGGCGAAACCTGGTTTAAAGGGGATGGTTCCAGCACATTTACCGGTATCCTCTCCAACAATTCATTTAATGGTGATAATAACAAACTGGCAAACGAAATCAAATCCAACCCTGGCAAATACAATGCGGCAGATGGTCTTACCTGGGTAGGTGGACGTGATGCAGACTATGGTGGATTTGAATATGGTGGATCAATAGCCAATGGTGCTTTCTTCCCTGGTGTCAGACCTGATGGTAATGGTGGTTATATCGAAAACTTTGGCGCCGCAGGTACCAAGTACTTTCGTAGCGACCTGATTGCGGATCCAGGATCAGGATACTGGAGCAGAGGTATCCAAACCTGGATATACGATGCATCTTTCATTAAATTAAGAGAACTGTCTATCGCGTATAGCTTACCGGATCCACTGGCTAAAGCTATATCAGCCAAAAACATATCTGTCTCCGGCTTTATGAGAAACCTCATGCTCTGGACAAAAGCTAAGAATTTCATTGATCCTGAAACGGCTATCAATAATACAAATGACCGGGAAAGGACAGCCAGAAAGTACGCTTTGGGTTATGACAGGGCCTTTATGTATCCCTGGACTTTGACAATGGGTTTAAAATTAAGTGTTCAGTTCTAA
- the pafA gene encoding alkaline phosphatase PafA, protein MKRITSLKIHVAACVLMAMTACENKRAASGSNYSRPKIVIGMMVDQMRWDYLYKYGERYGEDGFKRLIREGFSCENTLISHAPTVTAIGHSSVYTGSVPAITGIVGNGWYDRAWGRSIENVEDTTVTAVGSKSNGNRSPRNLLTTTVGDELRIATNYQSKVVGVSIKDRAAILPAGHTANGAFWYDEDANSFITSTYYMNALPDWATKFNAVNWKDSLMHGSWNTLYPLESYILSDKDDKSYENVFSGEDKPVFPHTKPSLSNTPFGNTLTLEFAKAAIEGYKLGDGPHTDMLTVSLSSPDKIGHRFGPNSIEVEDNYLRLDKDLGEFFKYLDSRFGKDGYIFFITADHGVGHAPGYLQEHNIPGDAINEDAMKERVYAAVKAKYGTADIIQTFTNGQVYLNYEVLSKKGLDKKTVASYIAGLFSQERGLAYAVSQDDLATAPIPERIKKMYINGCNTKRSGDIFLLRAAGWKAGSVKGASHSEWYPYDAHIPLVWMGHGIKHGKTNRTVGMVDIAPTLAALLQIQMPSGNIGEVITEISNEYMK, encoded by the coding sequence ATGAAAAGAATTACCTCTTTAAAGATCCATGTTGCTGCCTGCGTCTTAATGGCAATGACAGCGTGTGAGAACAAACGTGCTGCCTCCGGCAGTAACTATTCCCGGCCTAAAATTGTAATAGGGATGATGGTAGACCAGATGCGCTGGGACTATCTGTACAAATACGGGGAAAGATATGGAGAAGACGGCTTTAAAAGGTTGATCCGGGAAGGATTCAGCTGCGAGAACACATTGATCAGCCATGCGCCTACCGTTACTGCGATTGGCCACTCTTCCGTATATACCGGTTCTGTACCTGCTATTACAGGGATTGTGGGCAATGGCTGGTACGACAGGGCCTGGGGCCGCTCCATTGAGAATGTGGAAGATACCACGGTTACTGCAGTAGGTAGCAAATCAAATGGCAACCGCTCTCCCAGAAACCTGCTCACTACCACAGTGGGTGATGAACTGCGTATCGCCACCAACTACCAGAGTAAAGTAGTAGGCGTTTCCATAAAGGACCGGGCTGCTATCTTGCCGGCAGGACATACCGCCAACGGCGCCTTCTGGTATGATGAGGATGCCAACAGCTTTATTACCAGCACCTATTACATGAATGCATTACCTGACTGGGCCACCAAATTTAATGCGGTTAACTGGAAAGATTCCCTGATGCATGGTAGCTGGAATACCCTCTATCCACTGGAAAGTTATATCCTGAGCGACAAAGACGATAAATCTTACGAAAACGTATTCAGCGGAGAAGATAAGCCTGTTTTTCCCCATACCAAACCTTCTCTCTCCAACACCCCTTTTGGCAACACCCTGACGCTTGAATTTGCTAAGGCTGCCATTGAAGGCTATAAACTGGGGGATGGACCTCATACTGATATGCTGACAGTAAGCTTGTCCAGCCCTGATAAAATCGGCCACCGCTTTGGTCCCAACTCCATAGAAGTGGAAGACAATTACCTGCGGCTGGATAAAGACCTGGGAGAATTCTTCAAATACCTGGACAGCCGGTTTGGAAAAGATGGCTACATCTTCTTTATCACGGCAGACCACGGTGTAGGCCATGCTCCCGGCTACCTGCAGGAACACAATATCCCGGGTGATGCGATTAACGAAGACGCTATGAAAGAACGGGTATATGCTGCGGTAAAAGCTAAGTATGGTACCGCCGATATTATACAAACGTTTACCAACGGCCAGGTATATCTCAACTATGAGGTACTGTCCAAAAAAGGATTGGATAAAAAAACAGTAGCCAGTTACATAGCAGGACTGTTCAGCCAGGAACGCGGACTGGCATATGCAGTGTCTCAGGACGATCTGGCTACCGCTCCCATACCTGAACGCATCAAAAAAATGTACATCAACGGATGTAATACCAAACGCAGCGGAGATATTTTTCTGTTAAGAGCGGCAGGATGGAAAGCCGGATCCGTAAAAGGAGCCTCTCACAGCGAATGGTACCCCTATGATGCACATATCCCCTTAGTATGGATGGGACACGGTATTAAACACGGAAAAACGAACCGCACAGTAGGCATGGTGGATATCGCACCTACCCTCGCAGCACTACTGCAGATACAAATGCCCAGCGGAAATATTGGAGAAGTCATCACAGAAATAAGCAACGAATACATGAAGTAA
- a CDS encoding metallophosphoesterase family protein: MILFIRKVGQLVQLAMLLLFTIPVVAQVKENRYPPTDQPDRVNLTVTAAPSTSMAVTWRTATTVTTAYAEIQEANPDPSTIKDAHRITARTETSVVGDGKYKDLVWKGVTANYHSVVFDGLKPNTMYSYRVGAGDFWSEWFQFKTAGNKGQKLSFIYLGDAQTDLYSMWSKVIRQAYSQMPETRLILHAGDLVNRDNHDEEWGEWFAAGSFIFGMVPNMPSPGNHDYGRDENIHTLSPFWRPQFTLPENGPEGLLETCYFTDVQGVRFISLDAYMAEESDEMLAKQKHWTDSVLSHNPNKWTCVLFHHPIYSPKASRDNKRMRETFKPLFDKYKVDLVLQGHDHTYARGMAKIPMPQKGATSGTMYVVSVSGPKMADSGIDPKFWMDRSAIHTQLYHVATVENERLQFRTYTSNGKLFDAFDLVKQKGKINKLVEIMPAK; this comes from the coding sequence ATGATTTTATTTATTAGGAAAGTTGGTCAATTGGTGCAGTTAGCAATGTTGTTATTGTTTACTATCCCGGTAGTTGCGCAGGTAAAAGAAAACCGTTATCCACCCACCGATCAGCCCGACAGAGTAAATCTTACCGTTACAGCAGCCCCTTCCACCAGTATGGCAGTTACCTGGCGTACGGCCACTACCGTAACTACAGCATATGCTGAAATACAGGAGGCTAATCCTGATCCTTCTACTATTAAAGATGCCCACAGGATTACGGCGCGTACAGAAACTTCTGTTGTAGGGGATGGCAAGTATAAAGACCTGGTATGGAAAGGGGTAACGGCCAATTATCACTCCGTGGTTTTTGATGGGTTAAAACCTAATACCATGTACTCCTACCGGGTAGGAGCCGGTGATTTCTGGAGCGAGTGGTTCCAGTTCAAGACTGCCGGCAACAAAGGCCAGAAACTGTCCTTCATCTACCTGGGTGATGCGCAGACTGACCTCTATTCCATGTGGTCCAAGGTGATCCGGCAAGCCTATTCGCAAATGCCGGAAACACGCCTGATTTTACATGCAGGCGACCTGGTAAACCGGGATAATCATGATGAAGAATGGGGCGAGTGGTTTGCTGCGGGCTCATTCATTTTTGGAATGGTTCCCAACATGCCTTCTCCGGGTAATCATGATTATGGACGGGATGAGAACATTCACACCCTCTCTCCTTTCTGGCGCCCACAATTCACTTTGCCGGAAAATGGACCCGAAGGCCTTTTGGAAACCTGCTATTTCACCGATGTACAAGGGGTAAGATTTATCTCCCTGGATGCTTATATGGCGGAGGAATCCGACGAAATGCTGGCAAAACAAAAACATTGGACAGACAGCGTACTGAGCCACAATCCCAATAAATGGACCTGTGTACTTTTCCACCATCCTATCTATTCTCCCAAAGCTTCCAGGGACAATAAACGGATGAGAGAAACATTCAAACCTTTATTCGATAAGTATAAAGTAGACCTGGTATTGCAGGGACATGACCATACCTATGCACGTGGTATGGCCAAAATCCCAATGCCACAGAAAGGTGCTACTTCCGGTACCATGTATGTGGTGTCCGTAAGCGGCCCTAAAATGGCAGACAGCGGTATTGATCCAAAATTCTGGATGGACAGGTCTGCAATCCATACCCAACTGTACCATGTAGCAACAGTAGAAAATGAGCGATTACAATTCAGAACGTATACATCCAATGGTAAACTGTTTGATGCTTTTGACCTCGTTAAACAAAAAGGAAAAATCAATAAACTGGTAGAGATCATGCCTGCAAAATAA
- a CDS encoding amidohydrolase family protein — protein sequence MNKLNSTAHIVKQSGNFLLFSLLLLICSCGAPAVNNTNKEDTVAYYTKDDYPTVGKIDAHVHIWTADTTIVHVAREDNFRMLTIVVDEDPGIILQEQYAVQHQKQFPQYVSFATSFTVDDWDSPDWSKKTIDKIKTSVANGAIGVKIYKNIGMTLKDKQGHFVMIDNPRFDEMLDYLTKANIPVIGHLGEPKDCWLPLDQMLINSNRKYYMKHPEFHMYAHPSYPSYEQQIAARDHMLEKHPQLQFVGAHLGSLEWNTDTLAMHLDKLPNMAVDMAARISSLQFLASKDWQKVHDFFIRYQDRLIYGTDRSAEPTSKTPAEVAKFIHDAWLEDWVFFTTSDTLHSSSFEGPFTGLRLPKTVIDKIYRTNAEKWFKGLNRP from the coding sequence ATGAACAAGTTAAATTCCACAGCACATATTGTAAAACAGTCAGGCAACTTCCTTTTATTCAGCCTGCTGCTGCTCATCTGCAGTTGCGGTGCACCTGCAGTGAACAATACAAACAAAGAAGATACAGTTGCCTATTATACAAAAGATGATTATCCCACTGTCGGAAAAATTGATGCACACGTACATATATGGACTGCCGATACCACGATCGTACATGTAGCAAGAGAAGACAACTTCCGGATGTTAACAATTGTAGTGGATGAAGATCCGGGTATTATATTACAGGAGCAATATGCCGTACAGCATCAAAAACAATTTCCGCAATATGTATCTTTTGCTACCTCTTTTACGGTAGATGACTGGGATTCCCCCGACTGGAGCAAAAAAACCATCGATAAGATAAAGACCTCTGTCGCCAATGGAGCAATAGGTGTTAAGATATATAAGAATATAGGTATGACCCTTAAAGATAAACAGGGTCATTTTGTAATGATAGACAATCCGCGGTTTGATGAAATGCTGGATTACCTCACTAAAGCCAATATCCCGGTGATCGGCCATCTGGGTGAGCCCAAAGATTGCTGGTTGCCACTGGATCAAATGCTGATCAATTCCAACCGGAAATACTATATGAAACATCCGGAATTCCATATGTATGCCCATCCCTCCTACCCTTCTTATGAACAACAGATTGCCGCCAGAGATCACATGCTGGAAAAACATCCGCAACTGCAATTCGTAGGGGCACATCTGGGTAGCCTGGAATGGAATACAGATACACTGGCTATGCATCTTGATAAGTTGCCTAATATGGCGGTAGATATGGCGGCAAGAATATCCTCCCTGCAATTCCTGGCCAGCAAAGACTGGCAAAAGGTGCATGATTTCTTTATCCGCTACCAGGACCGGCTGATATATGGTACCGACAGAAGCGCTGAACCTACCAGCAAAACACCTGCTGAAGTAGCTAAATTTATACATGATGCATGGCTGGAAGACTGGGTCTTTTTTACCACCAGCGACACCCTGCACTCCTCATCCTTTGAAGGGCCCTTTACCGGTCTCAGACTCCCCAAAACAGTCATAGACAAAATATACAGAACGAATGCGGAGAAATGGTTCAAAGGATTGAACCGTCCATAA